In one Streptomyces sp. T12 genomic region, the following are encoded:
- a CDS encoding ABC transporter ATP-binding protein: MLRHRKEIVLTLLGALLGSTCMITTPLVVRQIIDGVILTQGSALWPWLVLVLVLGAATVGFEFLRRLSGARLALEVECDLRNGMHDRLQSMDAENLNRMPTGQLVGRANSDTTLVQGLLNYFPFLSSDALRVVLAVGVMLFLSPLLAIVSIAIVPTVLVLSYRMRWKVFPATWDAQQRVGDVVQIVDEDLNGVRVVKAFGQEQQELKRVAEASRALYGSQMRLVRLQARYQPVLQAVPVFGQVAILAFGGWMVLRHEITLGTFLAFSTYVAQLVPPAGRLARFPLVAQQARAGVERIFQLIDMRPAIADAPDATELPALRGDITFSGVHFSYAEGAEVLRGLDLHIPAGSRVAIVGPSGSGKSTAIALVSRIYDPQQGAVLVDGHNVRDVTLHSLRSQVGVAFEESFLFSESVRDNIAYGCPDASDADIEQAARAAGAHDFIMDLPRGYDTAVGERGLSLSGGQRQRVALARALLYDPRVLILDDATSAVDASTEEAIHDALREVMAGRTTILIAHRRSTLHLADRVVVIDHGQVVDTGAHDELMERSALYRTLLSGEPDAEAAGGVVETLASLSGTGTTATASNEKRQPGQGDGGRGRRSDAASAPEPLGRGAALKPVRDIPAIDLETESRRDPSFGLGRFLSEFRRPLLLGLLLVVLDALASLAGPYLIKNGINSGVTAGSEVALFTASGIYLTVALVGMIVQIGGTFVAGKTAQRIMLSLRIRIWAQLQRLSLDYYESEMAGRIMTRMTTDVNQFESLIDSGMLSAIVSLVTFAGVGIALFVLNPELAALVLTLVVPLAIATVLYRRRGSILYGRARERIAIVNADFQESLSGIREAQAFVHEEAAKAQYRRFGRDHIVSRMSAQRLMLAYFLFVQFLPDAAVAIILGVGAGMVTSGHLTAGALIAFILYIDLFFSPLQQFSQVFDSWQQTRVSGNRIADLMKTDTLTPNPEDPKEAGHLSGEVVIDDVHFSYPAVAHADALAVRPPEALRGISLRIASGETVALVGETGAGKSTIMKLVARFYDPGEGAIRVDGHDLRALDLPSYRRRLGYVPQEAFLFTGSVRDNIAYGRPGAGDAEVEAAAWAVGAHDFIAGLPGGYLHELAERGRSLSAGQRQLIALARAELVDPVLLLLDEATSNLDLATEARVAAAMRRVSHGRTTIVIAHRLQTARTADRVVVLDGGRIIEAGTHEELLAEGGKYASMWEAFETAGHAGARTVLET; encoded by the coding sequence ATGCTCCGGCACCGCAAGGAAATAGTGCTCACACTGCTCGGCGCCCTACTCGGCAGTACCTGCATGATCACCACGCCCCTGGTCGTGCGGCAGATCATCGACGGCGTCATACTCACCCAGGGATCGGCGCTGTGGCCGTGGCTGGTCCTGGTCCTGGTGCTCGGCGCCGCCACGGTCGGCTTCGAATTTCTCCGCCGTCTGTCCGGTGCTCGCCTTGCCCTTGAAGTCGAGTGCGACCTTCGCAATGGCATGCACGACCGCCTTCAGTCCATGGACGCGGAGAACCTCAACCGCATGCCGACGGGCCAACTTGTCGGGCGAGCCAATTCCGACACCACCCTGGTCCAGGGACTGCTCAACTACTTCCCGTTCCTGAGCAGCGACGCCCTGCGGGTAGTGCTGGCGGTCGGGGTGATGCTCTTCCTGTCCCCACTGCTGGCCATCGTCAGTATCGCCATAGTGCCAACGGTGCTCGTGCTCTCCTACCGGATGCGCTGGAAGGTGTTCCCCGCCACCTGGGACGCCCAGCAGCGCGTGGGCGACGTCGTCCAGATCGTCGACGAGGACCTCAACGGCGTGCGGGTCGTCAAGGCTTTCGGCCAGGAGCAGCAGGAACTCAAGCGAGTCGCCGAGGCCTCGCGGGCCCTCTACGGTTCGCAGATGCGCCTGGTGCGACTGCAGGCGCGCTACCAGCCGGTCCTGCAGGCTGTTCCGGTCTTCGGGCAGGTCGCCATCCTGGCCTTCGGCGGCTGGATGGTGTTACGCCACGAGATCACGCTGGGCACGTTCCTGGCCTTCTCCACCTACGTCGCCCAACTCGTTCCCCCCGCCGGCCGCTTGGCCCGCTTTCCTCTCGTCGCGCAGCAAGCCAGGGCCGGCGTCGAGCGCATCTTCCAGCTCATCGACATGCGCCCTGCCATCGCCGACGCGCCTGACGCGACAGAACTGCCGGCTCTCCGCGGCGATATCACCTTCTCCGGTGTTCATTTCTCCTATGCGGAAGGTGCCGAGGTGCTGCGCGGCCTCGACCTGCACATCCCGGCCGGGTCACGCGTCGCCATCGTGGGCCCGAGCGGGAGCGGCAAGTCGACCGCGATAGCGCTGGTTTCGCGCATCTATGACCCGCAGCAGGGTGCCGTGCTCGTGGACGGCCACAACGTACGGGACGTGACTCTGCACTCCCTGCGCAGCCAGGTCGGCGTGGCGTTCGAGGAGAGCTTCCTGTTCTCCGAGTCGGTTCGGGACAACATCGCCTACGGATGCCCGGACGCCAGCGACGCCGACATCGAGCAGGCGGCACGCGCCGCGGGTGCGCACGACTTCATCATGGACCTGCCCCGCGGCTACGACACCGCGGTGGGAGAGCGGGGACTGAGCCTGTCCGGCGGGCAGCGTCAGCGGGTGGCCCTGGCCCGGGCGCTGCTGTACGACCCCCGGGTCCTGATCCTCGACGACGCGACCAGCGCGGTGGACGCCTCCACCGAGGAGGCCATCCACGACGCCCTGCGCGAGGTGATGGCCGGACGGACCACCATCCTGATCGCGCACCGCCGCTCGACCCTGCATCTCGCGGACCGGGTCGTCGTCATCGACCACGGCCAGGTCGTCGATACCGGCGCCCACGACGAGCTGATGGAGCGCAGCGCCCTCTACCGGACACTGCTCAGCGGGGAGCCCGACGCGGAAGCGGCCGGCGGCGTTGTCGAGACCTTGGCATCCCTTTCCGGCACCGGCACGACCGCCACGGCGTCGAACGAGAAGCGTCAGCCCGGCCAGGGCGACGGCGGCCGTGGCCGGCGAAGCGACGCGGCGTCAGCTCCCGAACCACTCGGCCGTGGGGCGGCACTCAAGCCGGTGCGCGACATTCCGGCCATCGACCTGGAGACCGAGTCACGCCGGGACCCCTCGTTCGGGCTGGGCCGGTTCCTGTCGGAATTCCGCCGCCCGCTCCTGCTCGGCCTGCTCCTGGTCGTCCTCGACGCGCTCGCCTCGCTGGCCGGCCCCTATCTGATCAAGAACGGCATCAACAGCGGCGTGACGGCCGGATCGGAGGTCGCCCTCTTCACCGCATCGGGCATCTACCTGACGGTGGCCCTGGTCGGCATGATTGTTCAGATCGGCGGCACGTTCGTGGCCGGTAAGACCGCCCAGCGCATCATGCTGTCCCTGCGGATCCGGATCTGGGCCCAGTTGCAACGGCTGTCCCTCGACTACTACGAGAGCGAGATGGCCGGACGGATCATGACTCGGATGACCACCGACGTCAATCAGTTCGAGTCGCTGATCGACAGCGGCATGCTCTCCGCGATCGTCTCACTGGTCACTTTCGCCGGCGTGGGTATAGCGCTGTTCGTACTCAACCCCGAACTGGCAGCTCTCGTGCTCACCCTCGTCGTCCCGCTCGCCATCGCGACCGTGCTGTACCGACGGCGCGGCAGCATTCTCTACGGCCGGGCCAGGGAACGTATCGCCATCGTCAACGCCGACTTCCAGGAGAGCCTGTCCGGGATACGCGAAGCCCAGGCCTTCGTCCACGAAGAGGCCGCCAAAGCCCAGTACCGCCGGTTCGGCCGCGACCACATCGTCTCCCGAATGTCAGCCCAGCGGCTGATGCTGGCCTATTTCCTGTTCGTGCAGTTCCTTCCGGACGCCGCCGTCGCCATCATCCTGGGCGTGGGAGCCGGGATGGTCACGTCCGGGCATCTGACCGCGGGCGCTCTGATCGCGTTCATCCTCTACATCGACCTGTTCTTCTCACCCCTCCAACAGTTCTCGCAGGTCTTCGACTCATGGCAGCAGACCCGCGTCTCGGGGAACCGCATCGCCGACCTCATGAAGACCGACACCCTCACCCCCAACCCCGAGGATCCTAAGGAAGCGGGTCACCTGTCGGGTGAGGTGGTCATCGACGACGTGCACTTCTCCTACCCGGCCGTGGCGCACGCCGACGCCCTGGCGGTCAGGCCACCCGAGGCGCTGCGCGGCATCAGTCTGCGTATCGCCTCCGGTGAGACGGTCGCGCTCGTCGGCGAAACAGGCGCGGGCAAGTCGACCATCATGAAGCTGGTGGCACGGTTCTACGATCCGGGTGAGGGTGCCATCCGCGTCGACGGCCACGATCTCCGCGCGCTCGACCTGCCGTCGTACCGGCGCCGGCTCGGCTACGTGCCGCAGGAAGCGTTCCTGTTCACCGGATCGGTCCGCGACAACATCGCCTACGGCCGGCCCGGCGCCGGCGACGCCGAGGTCGAGGCGGCGGCGTGGGCGGTCGGCGCCCACGACTTCATCGCCGGTCTGCCCGGCGGCTATCTGCACGAGCTGGCCGAACGTGGCCGGTCCCTGTCGGCCGGGCAGCGTCAGCTCATCGCGCTGGCCAGAGCCGAACTGGTCGACCCCGTCCTGCTCTTGCTGGACGAGGCCACCTCCAACCTCGACCTCGCCACCGAGGCCCGGGTCGCGGCGGCGATGCGGCGCGTCTCGCACGGCCGGACCACGATCGTGATCGCGCACCGCCTGCAGACGGCCCGGACCGCGGACCGTGTCGTCGTGCTCGACGGCGGCCGGATCATCGAGGCGGGGACGCACGAGGAGTTGCTCGCCGAGGGCGGGAAGTACGCCTCGATGTGGGAGGCGTTCGAAACGGCAGGCCACGCCGGAGCGCGCACCGTGCTCGAAACGTAG
- a CDS encoding acyl-CoA dehydrogenase family protein, with the protein MTAPGQIVDDVLTDVLETLRKHAAHADKEASFPAHGMATVRGSGLLGFLVPVEYGGWGGDLSALVRTAQRLGGACLNTATIWAMHCQQVDAVVRYGTRELKEELLPSVARGETYLASITTEAVKGWSFVSAQSPVVPGADGLHLDRWAPVVSGGAHADGFLLTMRAAPDAPSHEVSLVYAGRDQVSVECSGDWDTLGMRGMENVSLKLSGTVPERNLVGGPGGFRTVASESAIPLAHLGLSACWLGAARDVFAQLIGHLRNPRRKGGPTLTSDLVRERLARIRLDLELVHGYLERVTQEVAEVREGAREVRAEVLQIHLNSLKLAASDLSFRAVDRMVELAGLSTGYSSSSPVPLERALRDLRSASLNYSNDRLWTANGALTLWDRSVTLA; encoded by the coding sequence ATGACGGCCCCCGGCCAGATCGTCGACGACGTCCTGACGGACGTACTGGAAACGCTGCGCAAGCACGCCGCCCACGCCGACAAGGAGGCGTCCTTCCCCGCCCACGGCATGGCAACTGTCCGCGGGTCGGGACTCCTCGGATTTCTCGTACCCGTCGAGTACGGCGGCTGGGGCGGGGATCTGTCGGCCCTGGTGCGGACCGCTCAACGGCTGGGCGGCGCCTGTCTGAACACAGCGACGATCTGGGCGATGCACTGTCAGCAGGTCGATGCCGTGGTGCGTTACGGCACGAGGGAGCTCAAGGAGGAGCTGCTGCCCTCCGTGGCACGCGGGGAGACCTATCTCGCGTCGATCACCACGGAGGCGGTCAAGGGCTGGAGCTTCGTCTCGGCCCAGTCCCCGGTCGTCCCGGGCGCGGACGGGCTGCACCTGGACCGATGGGCCCCCGTGGTCTCGGGCGGGGCACACGCCGACGGCTTCCTCCTGACGATGCGGGCGGCCCCGGACGCCCCCAGCCACGAGGTCTCGTTGGTGTACGCCGGACGCGACCAGGTGAGCGTCGAGTGTTCGGGTGACTGGGACACTCTGGGCATGCGGGGCATGGAGAATGTCTCGCTCAAACTGAGCGGCACCGTGCCCGAACGGAATCTGGTCGGTGGCCCCGGCGGCTTCCGCACGGTGGCCTCCGAGAGCGCCATTCCGCTGGCGCACCTGGGACTGTCCGCATGCTGGCTCGGCGCCGCACGGGATGTCTTCGCCCAGCTCATCGGCCATCTGCGCAACCCACGCCGCAAGGGCGGCCCCACCCTCACCTCCGACCTGGTACGGGAGCGACTCGCCCGGATCCGTCTCGACCTCGAACTCGTCCACGGTTACCTGGAGCGCGTGACCCAGGAGGTCGCCGAGGTTCGCGAAGGTGCCCGCGAGGTGCGCGCGGAGGTGCTGCAGATCCATCTGAACTCGCTCAAGTTGGCCGCCTCGGACCTCTCCTTCCGCGCGGTGGACCGGATGGTGGAGCTGGCCGGGCTGTCCACCGGCTACTCGTCGAGCAGCCCTGTACCACTGGAGCGAGCGCTCAGAGACCTGCGGTCGGCGAGCCTGAACTACTCCAACGACAGGCTGTGGACGGCCAACGGCGCCCTGACGCTGTGGGACCGCTCGGTGACCCTCGCCTGA
- a CDS encoding phosphopantetheine-binding protein produces MTAPWDSAFESILRSVLRTLSDGEPLRADLDLAAAGLDSMASVELLLMLEENYDVEIPDELLQPITFATAGSLWQAVSGLPTAEPQA; encoded by the coding sequence ATGACGGCCCCCTGGGACTCGGCGTTCGAGTCCATCCTGCGCTCTGTGCTGCGCACCCTGTCGGACGGTGAACCGCTGCGAGCCGACCTGGACCTGGCAGCGGCAGGACTGGACTCGATGGCCAGCGTCGAACTGCTGCTCATGCTGGAGGAGAACTACGACGTGGAGATTCCGGACGAGTTGCTGCAGCCGATCACCTTCGCCACGGCGGGCAGCCTGTGGCAGGCGGTCTCCGGACTGCCCACTGCGGAGCCGCAGGCATGA
- a CDS encoding type III PLP-dependent enzyme, with product MIDYASRYGTPLYVYRLEKVREAVAALRRGLPDGSRLYYSLKANPHPRIVRELTDLAVHAEISSPGELRAALAASQSPSDILYTGPGKTLQEMRTAIRSGVRRFSVESATERDRLAEAAEAEAEDIGCLIRINAPGPAAGSTGLRMTGVPSQFGIDFDQACAQPGLFRATGRLRPVGLHFFPATNVADPAALAEEFRLSVETAAALRERTGFDPELIDLGGGFAAPFAKPGDLPDYGGLRAVLESVLDRHLPGWRDGRPVIAFESGRHLTAACGTLLTTVLDIKDSGDRTYAILDAGTNVLGGMSGLGRIMAPAALPEPGADAGAGTREASGGEPAREAVTLVGPLCTPLDVLSRSAPLGSLKVGDVLRIPNTGAYGLTASLLAFLSHPPATEVVVDGAAEVHVRRLEVIETPLEGRET from the coding sequence GTGATCGACTACGCGAGCCGCTACGGCACCCCCTTGTACGTCTACCGGCTGGAGAAGGTCCGGGAAGCGGTCGCCGCACTGCGGCGCGGACTGCCCGACGGCTCCCGGCTCTACTACTCCCTGAAGGCGAATCCGCACCCCCGGATCGTGCGGGAGCTGACGGACCTGGCCGTGCACGCCGAGATCAGCTCGCCCGGCGAACTGCGGGCGGCCCTGGCCGCTTCCCAGTCTCCGTCCGACATCCTCTACACCGGCCCCGGCAAGACCCTCCAAGAGATGCGGACCGCGATCCGGTCCGGGGTCCGCCGCTTCTCCGTCGAGTCCGCCACCGAGCGGGACCGGCTCGCCGAGGCCGCCGAGGCGGAGGCGGAGGACATCGGCTGTCTGATACGGATCAACGCCCCCGGCCCGGCGGCAGGAAGCACCGGGCTGCGGATGACGGGAGTGCCCTCGCAGTTCGGCATCGACTTCGACCAGGCCTGTGCCCAGCCCGGCCTGTTCCGGGCCACCGGCCGACTGCGCCCTGTGGGGCTGCACTTCTTTCCCGCCACCAATGTCGCCGACCCGGCCGCGCTGGCCGAGGAGTTCCGGTTGAGCGTGGAGACGGCCGCCGCCCTGCGCGAGAGAACCGGTTTCGACCCCGAGCTGATCGATCTCGGAGGGGGCTTCGCCGCTCCCTTCGCCAAGCCGGGAGACCTCCCGGACTACGGCGGCCTGCGTGCTGTGCTCGAGTCGGTTCTGGACCGCCACCTTCCCGGATGGCGGGACGGCCGTCCGGTCATCGCCTTCGAATCGGGGCGCCACCTCACTGCCGCCTGCGGCACCCTGCTGACCACCGTGCTCGACATCAAGGACAGCGGCGACAGGACGTACGCGATCCTTGACGCGGGGACGAACGTGCTGGGCGGCATGTCCGGACTGGGCCGGATCATGGCCCCCGCCGCCCTTCCGGAACCGGGCGCGGACGCCGGTGCCGGCACGCGGGAGGCGTCGGGCGGCGAGCCGGCCCGCGAAGCCGTCACCCTCGTGGGCCCCCTCTGCACCCCCCTCGACGTGCTCAGCCGGTCGGCGCCCCTCGGGTCGCTGAAAGTGGGAGACGTGCTGCGCATTCCCAACACGGGTGCCTACGGCCTGACCGCGAGCCTGTTGGCCTTTCTGAGCCACCCCCCGGCCACGGAGGTGGTCGTCGACGGCGCCGCCGAGGTGCACGTCCGTCGGCTCGAAGTGATCGAGACACCACTGGAAGGTAGAGAGACATGA
- a CDS encoding class I adenylate-forming enzyme family protein, with product MTATVHEGNTAGASPTGPVYEWLAKAAERVPDAVAVRDETAVWTYRELDRFSRSVCAWLKGQGVLRGDRVVVCLPNSRTAVGLLYGVIRYGAVFVPVSPESRPYQLAALLQDCRPVLFVHEGRKEHDRDVPGGDARQISVDQLLADLPAPLSRAHADRADPSDIALLMYTSGSTSRPKAVVCRHEQIAFAVAAVASRLAYRPDDVVYCRLPFSFDYGLYQIFLCAQAGAALAVTGHQPEPAVLKFAAQYGATVLPLVPTLAVLLLRLARRGRQLPPVRLITNTGAELTAGTAAELRSVFPGAAVVLMYGMTECKRITIAGADEDLRTPGTVGTALPGTTVDIVDEAGTVLSPGQPGQIVVCGPHLMDGYWQASGPTEARYRPHPVTGERALFTGDFGMLDSAGRLTFLGRDDDIFKRRGMRTSAAEIEAAALDVPGVVQAAVNPPGSDGRLHLWVVSDAGPADVLRGLSERLEPAKVPDHCWVREQLPQTAHGKVDKRRLREAERDLPGPAMPVTRTGTKP from the coding sequence ATGACCGCCACTGTCCACGAAGGGAACACAGCCGGGGCCTCGCCCACCGGGCCGGTGTACGAGTGGCTGGCGAAGGCTGCCGAGCGAGTACCCGACGCGGTCGCGGTCCGGGACGAGACCGCCGTATGGACCTACCGAGAACTCGACCGGTTCAGCAGGTCGGTGTGCGCCTGGCTGAAGGGCCAGGGCGTTCTCCGGGGGGACCGGGTAGTCGTCTGCCTGCCCAACTCCCGGACGGCGGTGGGTCTGTTGTACGGCGTCATCCGGTACGGCGCTGTGTTCGTTCCGGTGAGCCCCGAGTCGCGGCCGTACCAGCTCGCCGCGCTGCTGCAGGACTGTCGACCGGTCCTCTTCGTGCACGAGGGACGGAAGGAACACGACCGCGACGTCCCTGGGGGCGATGCCCGGCAGATCTCCGTCGACCAGCTTCTCGCGGACCTGCCCGCCCCGCTGTCACGCGCGCACGCGGATCGGGCGGATCCCTCCGACATCGCTCTGCTGATGTACACCTCCGGATCCACGTCCCGGCCCAAGGCGGTCGTCTGCCGGCACGAACAGATCGCCTTCGCGGTGGCAGCGGTGGCGAGCCGACTGGCGTACCGTCCGGACGACGTCGTCTACTGCAGGCTTCCGTTCTCCTTCGATTACGGCCTCTATCAGATCTTCCTCTGTGCACAGGCCGGAGCCGCTCTCGCGGTGACCGGCCATCAGCCCGAGCCCGCGGTGCTGAAGTTCGCCGCCCAGTACGGAGCGACCGTTCTGCCACTGGTACCGACGCTGGCGGTCCTGCTGCTACGGCTCGCGCGACGGGGCCGGCAGCTGCCACCGGTGCGTCTGATCACCAACACGGGTGCCGAGCTGACGGCGGGTACGGCCGCGGAGTTGCGGTCCGTGTTCCCGGGAGCCGCGGTCGTCCTCATGTACGGCATGACGGAGTGCAAGCGGATCACCATCGCCGGTGCCGACGAGGATCTGCGCACCCCCGGCACCGTGGGCACGGCGCTGCCCGGCACGACCGTCGACATCGTGGACGAGGCGGGGACGGTCCTGTCTCCCGGGCAGCCCGGCCAGATCGTGGTGTGCGGACCTCATCTGATGGACGGTTACTGGCAGGCCTCCGGGCCCACCGAAGCGCGCTACCGCCCACATCCGGTCACGGGTGAGCGGGCTCTGTTCACGGGCGACTTCGGGATGCTCGACTCAGCGGGGCGTCTGACATTCCTCGGCCGGGACGACGACATCTTCAAGCGGCGCGGCATGCGCACCAGTGCGGCCGAGATCGAGGCGGCCGCCCTCGACGTACCCGGAGTCGTCCAAGCCGCGGTCAACCCGCCCGGCTCGGACGGCAGGTTGCACCTGTGGGTGGTCTCGGACGCCGGTCCCGCCGATGTCCTGCGAGGGCTGTCCGAACGGCTGGAGCCCGCCAAGGTTCCCGACCACTGCTGGGTACGGGAACAGCTTCCGCAGACGGCGCACGGAAAGGTGGACAAGCGGCGGCTGCGCGAGGCCGAGCGGGACCTGCCGGGACCTGCGATGCCAGTGACACGGACGGGCACCAAGCCGTGA
- a CDS encoding response regulator transcription factor, translated as MKHGTSLANTPAIAEQDTLHVSLFVEDELLRKGLQKQLSELAIVRLAHSCATLAELSRVLSQGQTDVLVVSGSQSAALRACLSGRSGPAPRVLVLLDESQLTSTTPLNTLPADGFLLREEVTEQTLDRALAQLARNEMPMPLRLGRRLVASLEEPGRGRFPLSPLTARERETLVHLTEGLSNKQIARQLGISDHGVKRLVGNILLKLGTPNRTAAAVFALEAGLLTDTPSAAAARGERR; from the coding sequence ATGAAACACGGAACGTCGCTGGCGAACACGCCGGCCATTGCCGAGCAGGACACCCTGCACGTCTCGCTCTTCGTCGAGGACGAACTTCTGCGGAAGGGGCTCCAGAAGCAGCTGAGCGAGCTGGCGATCGTCCGGCTCGCCCACAGCTGTGCCACTCTCGCCGAACTGTCGCGCGTCCTGTCGCAGGGGCAGACGGACGTGCTGGTCGTCTCGGGCTCCCAGAGTGCCGCGCTGCGTGCCTGCCTGTCTGGACGTTCCGGCCCGGCACCGCGGGTTCTGGTCCTGCTCGACGAGTCACAGCTGACCTCGACGACACCGCTGAACACCCTGCCGGCCGACGGCTTTCTGCTGCGGGAGGAAGTGACCGAGCAGACCCTGGACCGGGCCTTGGCCCAACTCGCCAGGAACGAGATGCCGATGCCACTCCGGCTGGGCAGGCGGCTTGTCGCCTCCCTGGAGGAGCCCGGCCGGGGCCGGTTCCCGCTGTCCCCGCTCACGGCACGCGAGCGGGAGACCCTGGTGCACCTGACGGAGGGGCTGAGCAACAAGCAGATAGCGCGGCAGCTCGGCATTTCCGACCATGGCGTCAAGCGGCTCGTGGGCAACATCCTGTTGAAACTGGGAACGCCCAACCGCACGGCTGCCGCCGTGTTCGCGCTGGAGGCGGGGTTGCTCACGGACACCCCGTCCGCAGCGGCCGCGCGAGGTGAGCGCCGATGA
- a CDS encoding YcaO-like family protein: MRESHAGASRLAELLNGVLSPPRGGHTAYGDRHTVVVSAGLHRAATGNRPPVDSLGCAEILHGAASDPDPALATLKARMEAVERYASVTCAEQLSTVASAVELGPGALPTRVLPRHDPGEPGPRSGTHGVLGDRDRVRWVRATRCGDGAVVYVPTVMAFNTAPRYPGEEFWVPVSTGTAAHLSWAQALENAVLEVVERDAVALTWLLRTPAERLPDGFGDPSGAEPEARLPYSAEHLREYTLARWDITSDLGIPTVLSVLRGPGRSVHQVVGAAARRTLWAASAASAAEAAQIHAGLEASVRAGDRAPRSPVRCRRVHDGALFMAPESMAHYFDFLGGSRPDDATEPSRNLTPGSDPVRRLIEAGHEIYAVDLTPRDVAPSGVRVVRAIIPSLQPLSPVFAARYLASDRLRRTGVPLAEVNPMPCPLA, from the coding sequence ATGCGCGAATCACACGCCGGGGCTTCCCGGCTCGCGGAGTTGCTCAACGGTGTGCTGTCGCCGCCGCGGGGTGGCCATACCGCGTACGGCGACCGGCACACCGTCGTGGTAAGCGCTGGGCTGCACCGGGCGGCGACCGGAAACCGGCCGCCTGTGGACAGCCTGGGCTGTGCCGAGATCCTGCATGGCGCGGCCAGCGACCCGGACCCTGCCTTGGCCACCCTCAAAGCACGGATGGAAGCGGTGGAACGCTATGCCTCCGTCACCTGTGCCGAACAGCTGTCGACAGTTGCGTCAGCGGTCGAACTGGGGCCGGGCGCGCTCCCCACGCGGGTCCTGCCCCGCCACGACCCGGGGGAGCCTGGCCCGCGCTCAGGCACGCATGGCGTGCTCGGCGACCGGGACCGGGTGCGTTGGGTACGTGCGACTCGCTGCGGGGACGGGGCCGTGGTGTACGTACCGACGGTCATGGCGTTCAACACCGCGCCCCGGTACCCCGGGGAGGAGTTCTGGGTGCCCGTCTCCACCGGCACCGCCGCGCACCTGTCCTGGGCGCAGGCGCTGGAGAACGCGGTGCTCGAGGTCGTCGAGCGTGACGCGGTCGCGCTCACCTGGCTTCTGCGAACCCCCGCGGAGAGGCTGCCGGACGGATTCGGCGATCCCTCGGGAGCGGAACCGGAAGCCCGACTGCCGTACTCCGCCGAGCACTTGCGGGAGTACACCCTCGCCCGCTGGGACATCACCAGTGACCTCGGTATCCCCACCGTGCTCTCGGTCCTACGTGGCCCCGGACGCAGCGTGCACCAGGTCGTCGGAGCCGCGGCACGCCGGACACTATGGGCTGCCTCCGCGGCGAGCGCTGCGGAGGCAGCCCAGATCCACGCGGGTCTGGAAGCCTCCGTGCGCGCGGGAGACCGGGCGCCCAGGAGCCCGGTCCGATGCCGACGCGTCCATGACGGCGCCCTCTTCATGGCACCGGAGAGCATGGCTCACTACTTCGACTTTCTGGGCGGCTCCAGGCCGGACGACGCCACGGAGCCGTCCCGGAACCTGACGCCCGGTTCCGATCCTGTCCGCCGGCTGATCGAGGCCGGGCACGAGATCTACGCGGTGGATCTGACACCGCGCGACGTCGCCCCGTCCGGCGTTCGCGTCGTGCGGGCGATCATTCCCTCCCTCCAACCACTGTCCCCCGTGTTCGCGGCGCGATACCTCGCGAGCGACCGCCTCCGTCGCACCGGAGTGCCGCTCGCCGAGGTGAATCCGATGCCCTGTCCCCTGGCCTGA
- a CDS encoding glycosyltransferase family 2 protein codes for MTSLSAADRGTPANGTPAPRALVLVPALAESGRVSGVVGSVLDALDTDVLVLDAGGNAFSASAFPGRVTSVGVPRGVGSAVRHGIEYAMDHGYDVVTRIDGDGQHDPAVLRELLAQQRAGADLVLGSRYHPLSHVVAAPPTDRIALNVMFRSLVQQVCGLAMTDVISGCWAMGRTAMEFLAPRIQVREYGSTLEILLLLGLAGRFSITEVPHPAIYAGLGVEQRYGADRLGDRCARAAVYLEVVTDVMDRHGVDAWPLLVQR; via the coding sequence ATGACGAGCCTCTCCGCCGCCGACCGCGGCACCCCGGCGAACGGCACTCCGGCTCCTCGGGCACTGGTGCTGGTCCCGGCACTGGCCGAGTCCGGCCGGGTGTCCGGTGTGGTCGGCTCCGTCCTGGACGCGCTCGACACCGATGTACTCGTGCTCGACGCGGGCGGCAACGCTTTCAGCGCCTCGGCCTTTCCCGGCCGGGTGACCTCCGTCGGCGTGCCGCGGGGCGTGGGATCGGCGGTACGGCACGGCATCGAGTACGCCATGGACCACGGCTACGACGTCGTCACCCGGATCGACGGCGACGGCCAGCACGATCCCGCCGTGCTGCGGGAACTCCTGGCGCAGCAGCGGGCCGGAGCCGACCTGGTGCTGGGATCCCGCTACCACCCGCTGTCCCACGTCGTCGCCGCGCCGCCCACCGACCGCATCGCGCTCAACGTCATGTTCCGGTCCCTAGTCCAGCAGGTCTGCGGTCTGGCGATGACCGACGTCATCTCCGGCTGCTGGGCCATGGGCCGTACGGCGATGGAGTTCCTGGCCCCGCGGATCCAGGTGCGGGAATACGGGAGCACGCTGGAAATCCTGCTGCTGCTCGGTCTGGCCGGTCGTTTCTCGATCACTGAAGTACCGCATCCCGCCATCTACGCCGGGCTGGGTGTGGAACAGCGGTACGGGGCGGATCGGCTCGGCGACCGCTGCGCCCGAGCTGCCGTCTACCTGGAAGTGGTGACCGACGTCATGGACCGCCATGGCGTCGACGCCTGGCCGCTGCTCGTGCAGAGGTGA